CGAAAAGCGCGACGGGCCCCCTGTGGGCATGCAGCGTCTCCATGGCCACGACTGTGCCCAGTGAGTGGGCCACGACGACCGTGGGGCCGGTGGGGTCCAGGGTCTGCTCGACACGATGCCGTATGCGGGCGTCGAGCGTCAGCCCTTCCCTGTCGGCCTCCGCCCGGCGCAGATAGCGGGTCACCTGACGAAGGTGGCCGACCATGAGCCCGGCGCTCGCCCAGCCGCCGACGGTTCGCATCCCTGGCAGGTTCAGCAGTGTGTTGGCGGCGCTCAGTACCTGACGAGCCGCTGCTCCCGGCCCCTGCGCCCCGCCCTCCTGCGCGAGTTGGGCTCGGGCGTGGCGCAGGACACGCTCCTCTTCCACGCTGACGGGCCCGGCGAGCCGCTTATCCAGGGCTTCGCGCAGCAGGATCCCCACGAGGACGGTTGCCTCGTCGTCTCCGTCGAGTGCCGCCCCCTGCGTCTGCGGCACTCCGAACAGGTCGCCGTAGTAGGCGAATCGCGCGTCTGCCGCCCAGCCCTGCAGCAGATCCAGAACGCGATGCGAGTGACCGGCCGTACGAGCCCCTTGAGCCAAGGCCCGCAGCCAGACGTCAAGTTCGGCGACGGGATCCCGCGGTCCCCCGATGCCATGCACGAACACCAGACGCGGCCTCATACGCACCCCCGCGAACCACCGCCCAGGCGATAACTGACAAACCATCCTACGCGCAACTTGCCCAGAGATCACAGCACTTGTGCAGGGAAGGCGAAGGGGTGCGACGGTGCTCCGCTGCCGGCTCCGGAGCTGCCGCCGGTGCCGTTGAAGCCGCGCGGCAGGATGCGCCGACCCGTTGTGCCGAGGCCCGGGTCAGGGGTGTGCGGCGGCCCCCGCGGCCTTCCGTATGCCCGTGGTGGATCGGCGTACGACCAGTTCCGGCTTCAGGACCACGTGCCGGTGCTTCGGGGAGGTGTTCTCCGTCGTGTCCGCGATGAGCAGGTGTCCGGCCCGGTGGCCCATCAGGGTGGCGGGGCGTCTGACGGTGGTGAGGGGGACGGTGGCGGATGCCGCGAACTCGATGTCGTCGTAGCCGATCAGCGCGATGTCGTCGGGTACGCGCAGTCCCGCCTCGTGCAGTGTGCGCAGGACTCCGAGGGCGAGCAGGTCGTTGGCGCAGAAGACGGCCGTGGGGCGGGGACGAAGGCCGAGGACGCGGTGGCCGGCGTCCTCGCCCGCGGGGATCGTCAGGTCGTAGCAGGGCAGTTCGCGCAGTGCCGTCGGCGGGAGACCGGTCGTGGTGACGGCTTCGCGCGCACCCGTGAGCCGGTCCCGGGTCTGCTGGAGGCGGGCCGGTCCGCTGACGTGGACGATCGAGCGGTGGCCCAGTTCGAGGAGGTGGCGTACGGCCGAGTGGCCGTTGGCGACGTCGTCGACCCCGACGGAGGAGGCGGCGGGCTGCGGCGCGTTCTGGTCGGCCATGACGAACGGGACGGCGCCGCGACGGAACGCGGCCACGGTCCTGCCGATGTCCTCACCGGAGGTCAGCACGGCGCCGCGGATCTGGTGCGACGACATCAGCGCCATGTGCCGTGAGAGGTCCGCCGGATCACGTGGGCCGGTGCAGACTGTGACGCTGAGGCCGGTCTCGCGAGCGGCCTGCTCCACCCCGCTGACCAGTGCAGTGTAGAAGGGGTTGGCCAGGTCGGCGACCATGACGGCCAGCACACGGGCGGACCCGGCGCGCGGATTCGCTCCCCCGGCACGCACGTATCCCAGGGAGTCGATCACCGACAGGACCCGTGTGCGGGTGGTGTCGGCCACGATCTCCGGACGGTTGAGCACGTTGGAGACCGTGCCGAGGGCCCGTTAACCGAACTAACTCGTGAGTTCTTGCAGGTCAGATGGCTTCTCCGCTAGCTTCTCGGGATACTTCAAGGCGATGTCCCCGAGCGGGACTTGGCAGCATTCGTCCTGCCCGAGTTAGGCAGACTGCAGGAGACCGGTGATCAGTGGGCGCCGTACCAGTTGCTCGACCAGGATGGCGTTGTTGTCGACCCCGTCCGGGTCTTCTTCGCCGAGCTGCAGGCAGAGGAGAAACCTGCCTCCACGGTCCGCTCATACGGCATGGACCTGCTGCGCTGGTGGCGGTTTCTGTGGGCTTTCAACATCGAGTGGAACCGGGCAACGCGTACTGATGCACGGGACTTCATCCGGTGGATGCAGATCGCGAACAAGCCCCAGCGCCTGCACTGGCGACACCGGAAGGCAGGCCACTCCGAGGAGACGGTGCCGAAGCCGCGGACGACGCGCAAGAAGATCCCCGGTACGCCGAACGCCATCACGGGCAAGGTCTCACCCGGCCCGCAGTACGCCGCGAGGACGCGCGCGCACTGCGAAACCGTGCTCCGCACGTTCTACGACTTCCACCAGGACGAGGGCACCGGGCCAATCATCAACCCGTTTCCGCCCGACCGCTCGCGTCGCAGCAGCCGCGCGAACGCCCCCCACACGCCTGACCGGCCCTTTGCCCAAGAGCGGACAGGCCGCTACCGGCCAACCATCCCGAAACGTGCGCCCCGGCGTATTCCGGACGAGATGTTCAACGCGCTGTTCGCCGCCCTCCGGCACAATCGAGATCGCGCTCTACTGGCTTTCTGGGCTTCCAACGGGGCCCGCGCAGAAGAACTGCTCACCAGCCGGCAGCGCGATGCGCTACCCGGTCAGCAGTTGGTCGGCGTGATCCGAAAGGGAACCCGCGCCTACCAGCAGCTTCCTTGCTCAACCGACGCCTTCGTCTGAGGAATACCGGACCCCGACGAACGAGGAGTGGGACGCCTTCCTCGCCCACTTCGAGAAACGGAAGGTGTCCATCGGTACCTGCGCACGCGCCTTCGGGACCCCATGCATTCATGAACACGCTTGTGTCAGATGCTCACTCCTCCGACCTGACCCGGCCCAACGGGCACGGCTTGCCGAGATCCGCGACAACTTGATCGCCCGAGTCACCGAAGCCGAGACGGAAGGCTGGCTCGGCGAGGTCGAAGGTCTCCAGATCAGCCTGGCTGGCGCCGAGGAGAAACTCAGCCAGCTCGACGTACAGATCTCCCGGCAGCAGGAGTCCGTTGACCTGGGAATTCCCACCTTCGGATCGTTGCTCACACCACTACCGTGGCCACACCGCCGGAGCCTTCGTGACCTGGACGGTCGTCACCTCCGGCGATGCTCAGTGGACGTCGGCACAGAACGCGGCGGCGCGGACGATCTTCATCCACGCGGATGATCTACACCACCCCGACCCAGGCCACGGGCACGCTCTACAGGCGGCGGGCCAGAAAGTGGGTGTCGAGGAAGCCACGCTCGGACGCTGGGTCGTGGAGCAACCGAGCCACCGTGACAAGGCCGGCACCGGCCAGCAACTCGGCAAACTGCTCCGCCGGCCAGCTGTAGGCAGGCGCCACCTTGTGGTCGAAGCGGACCGCCTCCGGTCCCTCGGTCCCGAAGAAGGACACCAGGAGCAGACCCCCTGGTGCCAGGACACGCACCTGCTCAGCGAGCAGTGCGGGCAATTCTCCAGGTGGGGTATGGATCGTCGAGTAGTGGGCCAGCACCCCGCCGAGCGCGCCGTCCTCGACCGGCAGGGACTCCATTCGCGCTTCGTCGAACCGCAGCGACGGCTGGGCCCGCCGAGCGTGGTCGACCATGGCCGGGGAGAGGTCAAGCCCGAAGGCGTCCAGCCCCAAGTCGTGCAGCATGGCTGTCAGATGACCGGGTCCGCACCCGACGTCGGCTACCCGCAGGTTCCCCGTGCCACGCACGAGCTCGGCGAAGGTGCCGATCATGTTCCGCGCGAACGGCAGCGTCTCCAACCGACTAGTGAACATCGACGCATAGAGCTCGACGACCCCGTCGTAGGCCGCCCTGGTCTCATCCTGGTGTTTTAACACGAGCAGGAAACTAACACCCGCGCCGTTCGCAGCCGTTCGCAGCCGTTCGCAGCCGTTCTCCGGCCCTTCCTCTCGGGACTGATCGTCCCGTCACCGGATCACGGGACGCCTCGGTAGTTCGGAGAAGGACACGCCGGCCTCCCGTGCCACGTCTTTGACGCCGACTCGGTGGCGTGACTGTCGGCTCATGTCTGTGGCTCTGGCGGATGGGTTCTAGCGGACGGACTTGATACGGGTGGCGATGACCAGGCCACCGAGGAAGGTGAGGGCGGCGGCCATGAAGTACAGGAGGGTGTAGTTCTTGTCGCCTCCGCCCGTGCCTCCGCCCCCGCCCGCGCCTCCGCCTGCCTCGCCGCCGATCAGGAGCACCAGCGGGGCCGCCAGCGGGGCGACTCCCTGGGCGAGCGTGGTGGAGAAGCCGTAGATGCCCGCGTAGCGGCCGGCGCTGGTCTCCCGCTCGGGGAGGACGTCGAGCATGACGGCCTGGTCGACGGTGGCGAACAGGCCCAGCCCCAGGTTGCCGAGGACCGCTCCGGCGATGATCACGGGCACGGTGGGGGCCAGGGCCATGGTGATCGCGCCGGTGGCGAACACACAGGCGCCGATCAGGACGAAGACACGGCGACGGCGCAGCCTGTCCGACAGGAAGCCGCCGCCGATCGCGCCGAGCATGGTGGCGCCGATCCCGGCCCCGCCCAGGACGGCGACGGTGCCCGAGACCTCTTTGACGCTGACGCCCGTCCGGGCGGCCAGGAAGAACGCGGTGAACGTCGAGGTCAGGGTGAGCCCGAACATGAACAGGAACTTTCCGAGACAGTTCCAGGCGAAGTCGGGGCTTCGGCGCGGGTCGAACACATAGGAGGCGGTCAGGGTGCGGAGGGTGAGCCGCCCCTCCGGCAGCGGCAGGTCGCGGCTGTCCGGCTCGTGCACGAAGCGCACGAAGAAGAACATGGACACGGCACCCACCGCCCCGGGCACCAGGAACATCAGCAGGCTGCTGCCCGACAGCGCGCCGGCGAGGAGGGCACCGCTGACCGGGGCGAGCTGCTGGACCACCCCGGTGAGCGCGGCGACCTTTCCGCGCTGGGCCTCGGGCAGCCGGTCGGCCTGGGACGCCGTCAGCAGCGCGAGAACGGTGCCCCAGCCGACCTGCGCCAGCATCCAGCCGAGCGCGAGCACGAGGACGCCGTCGGCGAGGGCCATCACCAGCAGTGCGACGAGCCCGACGACCGTCCCGGCGATCAGCAGCGGGCGACGGCGGCCGAGCCGGCTGCGGGTGCGGTCGCTGACCATGCCGAACACCGGGGCCGTCAGAATGGCGGTGATCCCGCCCGCGCCCGTGATGTAGCCGAGGTACTCCTCGTGGCCGGGGGCGAGTTGATCGACCCGGATCGCCAGGGAGATCGCCATCGGGGTGACGACGGCCATGAACACACCGAAGACGGCGAGCACCATCAGCCAGACGTAGGAGTTCTCCACCGCCTTCGAGTCCTCCACCGCCTTCCGCGCGTCGCCGGAACACGTGGTCGTGGTGTCGGAGGGGTCGACGGAGCCCGTGAGGAGCGGTTCGCCGTTCGGCGGTTGCGGGGGAGTGGACAGTGCCATGGAGACCTCGTGTTCGGGGGTCCGCACGCGGGCGCGCGAACGGAAGGGGAGGAGGGGAGGGAAGGAGGGGGAGGCCGAGCGGAGGGTGGGGGCGGGGAGATCACCGGGATGTGGGGACGTCCTCGATCGTGATCGTGGTGTCGTGCTCCACGAGGCGTCGTACGACGGCGCGCTCGTCGGGGGTGTTGTTGGGCTGGTGCAGGGTGAGCGCCAGGTGTCCGTCGGCGAGCCGGAAGATCATTCCGTGGCCGCCGTCCGCCGGCCACAGGGCGTGCTCCTCCTGTGTCCACGGGCCGGTGATCAGCCCGGAGACGGAGTGGGCGACGCCCATCGCGTAGCCCTGCTCGCCGTGGCTGGACCAGAGCATGAGCAGGTGGCCGCTGCGGAGACGGAACGGGAAGGGGCCGTCCGTGACGTACGCGGGGAACTTCACGGACACCCCGGGCAGCGGCTTGGACCAGGGGGCGTCCGAGGCGTTGAAGAGGAGGACGGGCGTCCCGGTGGCGCACCGGAGGTCCTCGCCGAGGCGCTGCGCGAAGATGGCCCCGTCGTGGATCTGGGTCCACTCGTGGCAGTACACGATCCAGGGCGCGCCCGACCCGTCGAGGTGCAGGGTGCCGTCGAGGCACTGCCACTTGCGCGGGGTGACCGCTCCCTCGCTCCACGGGGCGAACGGGCCCTGCGGTGTGTCCCCCACGAGGATCTGGGTGCCGCGATAGCCGTCCGGGGCGGTGAAGGTGGCGAACATGTACCACCGGCCGCGGTACTCATGGACCTCGGGAGCCCAGAAGGAACCCTCGCTCCAGAACCCGGCGGGCGGCCGGAAGGCGGCGAACGGGCCTTCCCAGTGCAGGAGATCGGTGCTGCGGTAGGTGTCGAACCCGATGCCCGGACCGTCCCAGATGTTGGGGTCGGTGCTGCCGTAGAGGTGGTAGGCGGCGGGGGAGGCGGAGGTGCGGCCGTCGTACAGGACGAACGGGTCGCGGATCTGGATCCGGTCCAGTGTCAGGCCCTGCCGCACGGGCCCTTCCGGGGCCCCGGCCCCGGCCCTCGTACCAGCCCCGGCCCTCGTACCAGTCCCCGCACCGGCTCCGGTCCCAACCCCGGTCCCGGATTCGGTCCCGTCGGCCGTCGTCCGCTCGTCCCCGGTGACGAGCCGCCGCCCGCCGTGCACCGCGCGGACCAGGTCGTCCACCATCGGCTGGGAGATCTTGCCCTCGCTGAGTTCGACGAGCCGGTCCAGGGAGAACACCCGGGCCGGTCCGAGCCGGGAGACGTCCTGGCCCAGCCGGGTGAGGAGTTCCCGGACCAGGGGGCCGCCGGCGGGGTCCTCCAGCCAGTCGCCCAGGGTGCTCCGGCCGGTCAGTGCTGTGCTCACGTGTGCTTCCTTCTCCATGGGGTGCGGGTACGGCCGGGTCACGGCCACGGGGTGAAGCCCTCGTGCCGTACCGTCCAGCCCTCCGCGGGGAAGCCGGGACAGTCGCGGTCCGCCCCGTCCCAGCCGCCGGCCATGAGGGAGACGGCCGCGAGGAGGGCGCCGTTGGAGGGGAGGTAGATCGGCAGGAAGCTGCCGATCTGGGGGGCGTGGCCGGTCGGCAGGTAGTGGTTCTTGGGGGTCCGCATGAGCAGGGCGTCCACCGCGAGGTCGGGTCGGCCGACGCGGGTCGCGGTCATCGCCATGACGGGGAAGTCCCAGCCCCACGCGCTGTTCCACTCCCAGTCGGCCCGGACGTCCTGGAGCGTGGCCGCCATGACGTCCGGGTCGACGAGCGGGGTGTCGGGGACGACGCCGAGCGCGCACAGCAGCGAGGGGTGGTCGTCGCGCTTCAGATACGGCTCGGTGGCGACGGCGGTGTAACGGCCGTCGCGCCGATGGGGGAGGGCCAGCCCGTCCTGGACACGCTGCCACCGCTTGTCCCGCTCGCGGCCGGTGCGCTCGCGCCAGCGCTGGGCGATCTCCAACCCCCACCACCAGTAGGCGAGTTCGAAGGTCGGGTCCTCGGTGGTCGTCGCGTCGTAGAACTCCTGGGCGGGGAGCAGCGGGGCGGGCAGGTGGTACGCGCCGTCGCGCTCCTCGGCGAAGGAGGCCATGAACGCGGCGGTGTCCTCGACGAGTTCGGCGAAACGCGTCACCACGTCGCTCTCGGGGCGGGCGCGGTGGAGCAGTTCGAGGAGGTAGAGAGGGTGCGGCTGCTGCCAGATCAGGAACACCCCGATGTCGGAGGGGCTTTCGCGCCCGTCGGGGCCGGTCTGCTTGGGCCAGCGCGCCCCGTCGT
The sequence above is drawn from the Streptomyces griseiscabiei genome and encodes:
- a CDS encoding glycoside hydrolase family 43 protein, which codes for MSTALTGRSTLGDWLEDPAGGPLVRELLTRLGQDVSRLGPARVFSLDRLVELSEGKISQPMVDDLVRAVHGGRRLVTGDERTTADGTESGTGVGTGAGAGTGTRAGAGTRAGAGAPEGPVRQGLTLDRIQIRDPFVLYDGRTSASPAAYHLYGSTDPNIWDGPGIGFDTYRSTDLLHWEGPFAAFRPPAGFWSEGSFWAPEVHEYRGRWYMFATFTAPDGYRGTQILVGDTPQGPFAPWSEGAVTPRKWQCLDGTLHLDGSGAPWIVYCHEWTQIHDGAIFAQRLGEDLRCATGTPVLLFNASDAPWSKPLPGVSVKFPAYVTDGPFPFRLRSGHLLMLWSSHGEQGYAMGVAHSVSGLITGPWTQEEHALWPADGGHGMIFRLADGHLALTLHQPNNTPDERAVVRRLVEHDTTITIEDVPTSR
- a CDS encoding LacI family DNA-binding transcriptional regulator; protein product: MLNRPEIVADTTRTRVLSVIDSLGYVRAGGANPRAGSARVLAVMVADLANPFYTALVSGVEQAARETGLSVTVCTGPRDPADLSRHMALMSSHQIRGAVLTSGEDIGRTVAAFRRGAVPFVMADQNAPQPAASSVGVDDVANGHSAVRHLLELGHRSIVHVSGPARLQQTRDRLTGAREAVTTTGLPPTALRELPCYDLTIPAGEDAGHRVLGLRPRPTAVFCANDLLALGVLRTLHEAGLRVPDDIALIGYDDIEFAASATVPLTTVRRPATLMGHRAGHLLIADTTENTSPKHRHVVLKPELVVRRSTTGIRKAAGAAAHP
- a CDS encoding MFS transporter: MALSTPPQPPNGEPLLTGSVDPSDTTTTCSGDARKAVEDSKAVENSYVWLMVLAVFGVFMAVVTPMAISLAIRVDQLAPGHEEYLGYITGAGGITAILTAPVFGMVSDRTRSRLGRRRPLLIAGTVVGLVALLVMALADGVLVLALGWMLAQVGWGTVLALLTASQADRLPEAQRGKVAALTGVVQQLAPVSGALLAGALSGSSLLMFLVPGAVGAVSMFFFVRFVHEPDSRDLPLPEGRLTLRTLTASYVFDPRRSPDFAWNCLGKFLFMFGLTLTSTFTAFFLAARTGVSVKEVSGTVAVLGGAGIGATMLGAIGGGFLSDRLRRRRVFVLIGACVFATGAITMALAPTVPVIIAGAVLGNLGLGLFATVDQAVMLDVLPERETSAGRYAGIYGFSTTLAQGVAPLAAPLVLLIGGEAGGGAGGGGGTGGGDKNYTLLYFMAAALTFLGGLVIATRIKSVR
- a CDS encoding class I SAM-dependent methyltransferase, which encodes MLKHQDETRAAYDGVVELYASMFTSRLETLPFARNMIGTFAELVRGTGNLRVADVGCGPGHLTAMLHDLGLDAFGLDLSPAMVDHARRAQPSLRFDEARMESLPVEDGALGGVLAHYSTIHTPPGELPALLAEQVRVLAPGGLLLVSFFGTEGPEAVRFDHKVAPAYSWPAEQFAELLAGAGLVTVARLLHDPASERGFLDTHFLARRL
- a CDS encoding lipase family protein produces the protein MRPRLVFVHGIGGPRDPVAELDVWLRALAQGARTAGHSHRVLDLLQGWAADARFAYYGDLFGVPQTQGAALDGDDEATVLVGILLREALDKRLAGPVSVEEERVLRHARAQLAQEGGAQGPGAAARQVLSAANTLLNLPGMRTVGGWASAGLMVGHLRQVTRYLRRAEADREGLTLDARIRHRVEQTLDPTGPTVVVAHSLGTVVAMETLHAHRGPVALFVTLGSPMGLRSAVGGRMRPQPLQTPHCVERWLDHWDRDDLVTAGPPLEKVVRPNDRAVKPCSGRVDSDGLSVHPAVKYLAQSAVAGRIVEAIETATRT
- a CDS encoding site-specific integrase, translated to MAAFVLPELGRLQETGDQWAPYQLLDQDGVVVDPVRVFFAELQAEEKPASTVRSYGMDLLRWWRFLWAFNIEWNRATRTDARDFIRWMQIANKPQRLHWRHRKAGHSEETVPKPRTTRKKIPGTPNAITGKVSPGPQYAARTRAHCETVLRTFYDFHQDEGTGPIINPFPPDRSRRSSRANAPHTPDRPFAQERTGRYRPTIPKRAPRRIPDEMFNALFAALRHNRDRALLAFWASNGARAEELLTSRQRDALPGQQLVGVIRKGTRAYQQLPCSTDAFV